In the Endozoicomonas sp. SCSIO W0465 genome, ACCTACTCCCCCAATATTCTTGGGCGTATCTTTAATGGTGCCGGTGAGCCAATTGATGGCGGCCCGGCACTGGAGCAGGATCCCAAGGTGGAGATTGATGGACCTTCGGTAAACACGGTTCGTCGTGTACTGGCTTCCCGCATGGTACGTACCAATGTACCGATGATTGACGTCTTCAACACCCTGGTTGAGTCCCAGAAGATTCCTATCTTCTCCGTTGCCGGTGAACCCTACAACCGCTTCCTGGCCCGTATTGCCATTCAGGCAGAGGCGGATGTGGTTGTCTTCGGTGGCATGGGCCTGATCTTCGATGATTACCACTTCTTCCGCACCACCTTCGAGGAAGCCGGTGTATCTGCCCGTACCGTTATGTTCACCAACCTGGCGTCTGACCCGACGGTTGAACGTCTGCTGACGCCGGATATGGCGCTGGCTGTGGCTGAACACTTCGCCGTAGAAGAGTCCAAAAAGGTTCTGGTTCTGCTGACCGACATGACCTCGTATGCCGATGCCATGAAAGAGATCGGTGTTGCCATGGACAAGATCCCGGCAAACCGTGGTTATATGGGGGACCTGTACTCACAGCTGGCGCGTCGTTATGAAAAAGCCTGTGACTACAAGGGTGCAGGTTCTGTCACTATTCTGGCGGTGACCACCATGCCGGGTAATGACGTGACTCACCCGGTTCCGGACAACACCGGTTATATCACCGAAGGTCAGTTCTACCTGCACGAAGGGCACCTGGACCCATTTGGTTCCCTGTCCCGTTTGAAGCAGATGGTTCAGGGTAAAGAAACCCGCGAAGACCATCCCGCTATCATGAACACCATGATTCGCTTCTACTCGGACTCGGTGAATGCGGCTCAGAAGCAGGCCATGGCTTTTGAATTGTCCAGCTATGACTTGAAAACCATCAAGTTCGGCAAGCTGTTCAAGAAACGCTTTATGTCTCTGGATGCGGCTATGTCGCTGGAAGAAGCACTGGATAAGTGCTGGGAGACCATGGCTGAATGTTTTGGTCCTGAAGAGACCCTGATGAAACAGAGTCTGCTGGAAAAATACTGGCCAAATCCGGAGCAGCTTTCTGGTTCAGAGAGCGATGCACAGAGTGCTGAGGAAGCTTCTGAAGCTGCAGCTGAGGCGTAATTATCATGGCCAAGGTAGCTCTCAACAAAAGTTCATTAAACAAAGAGAAGCGCAGTTTAAAAACGTACAACCGTTATCTGCCGGCACTTGAGCTCAAGCGTCAGCAGCTGATGATGGAACGTAAGAAGGCCGAAGAGGCACTGGCAGAAACCCGGGAACATCTGGCGGAAGTGGAGCAGCTGGTCAGACAGCAGCTCCCGATGCTGGCAAGACAGGATGTTCCGGTGGACAACCTGGTGAAGGTGACGGATGTGCGTCTGACCCAGGAGAATATTGTCGGAACCTCAGTTCCTCTGGTAGAGCACATTGAAATTGCGCTGACACCATACAGTGATCTGGCCAAACCCCACTGGGTTGATTACCTGGTTGAGCTTCTGCAGCAGATGATTCGCCTGAGAATAGAGCTTCAGGTTCGTCAGTTGCGCCACAAGGAGCTGGACAAGGCAACACGTACTACGTCCCAGCGGGTAAACCTGTTCTCCAAGGTTCTGATACCCCAGACCAAAAAGAACATCCAGAAAATCCAGATCTATATGTCTGACCAGGACAGAGCCAGCGTCATGAACGCCAAGCTCTCCAAGGGCAAGGTTCTGGCCCAGGAAGCCAAAGGAGGTCATTCGCAGGCGAGCTGAGTCGGCTGGTGTCCGGTTCTCGGTAAGAACCTGACACGCATACCCTGCGAAAGCATTGATTATGGCTATTAAACGACTTAAAAAGATCACCCTTTACGGGCCAAGCCAGGAGAAGAGCGGCATCCTTAAAGAGCTGCAATCCCTCGGCTGTCTGCATCTGATTCCATTAACCGAGAAACCGGCTGATGTTCAGGTACAGCCTGCAGAAGCCAGCGAAGCGAAAGCGTGGCTGGAGCGCAGCCCAAAACAGAGAAGGCAGGTTCGCAACTTCAGCGAGCGCAAGGACGCTGCCCGGGTAGACGACATTGTTCATAAGATTCTGGACAATAAGTCGAAGTTCCGTGAGCAGTCCGATATTCGCGACAAACTGCAGGAACGTATTCGGGAAGTGCGCCCCTGGGGAGAGTTTACCTTTCCTGCCCTGTCTGACCTGAATGGCCAGCGGCTCTGGTTTTATGTTCTGCCCAACGGTGAGCTGACGGCACTGAGGGAGTCACTAAAAGCGTGTGATCTGCCCTGGGAACTGATCCATCAGAGCCAGAAAGACAGTTACGTTATTGTTGTCTCTGATAAAGAACCGGAAGATGTTCTGCTGCCCGTTCATCGTTCTCATGTGGGTAAGATTCCGCTTTCCCGTCTGGAAGAGATGCTGGATGAAGCAGAGGATGCCATCGAGGAACTGCTGGCAGAACGTGAAGCACTGACGCGCTGGAACTATCTCCTGGATCAGGTACTGGCAGCCCGCCTGGACAGTGCCGATCTGCAGCAGGCCACCGGTGGCACCATGGATGAAGACAGTTTCTTCCTGGTCCAGGGCTGGGTACCGGTTGCTGAGCAGGCCAATGTTGAAGCCTTCACGGCTGCTCATGGTGTTGCCGCAATATTTGAAGACCCGACGGCAGACGACAATCCTCCGACGTTGCTGGACAAACCGGCCGGAACCGGCGGTGGTGCGGATGCCCTTGGCTTCTTCCAGACACCAAACTACCGTACCTGGGATCCGGGTAATGTGGTGTTTTACTCATTCTCGCTGTTCTTTGCGATGATCATGAGTGACGCCATGTACTGTCTGATTTTTGCCCTGATTATTTTCCTCATGCGAGGAAAACTAAAGGGGAGTGAAACCGGACGTCGGTTGATGAACCTGGGGTACTTTATGTCTGCTGCGGGTGTCGTCTGGGGTGTCTTTATTGGCAGTTACTTTGGCGCTGCGCCTGCTGGTGACAGTTTCCTGGGTACGTTGGCCTTCATTGACCTCAATGACTACAACGCCATGATGAAACTGTCGGTGGTGATTGGTGTTGCTCACCTGGTGGTTGCCAACGTCATGACGGCGGTGGTCAATCGTGACTCAAGCTATGCCCTTGCCCCATTGGGTTGGGCCGGCCTGATGGGTGGTGGTCTCTCGCTGTGGCTGGGCATGACCGGCACGCTGCCAAAAGCCTTTGAAATCACCATTGGCCCGGGACTGATGATTGTCGGTGCCCTGCTGGTATTCCTGTTCTCCAGCAGCCGTGAAGTGAAATCTTTCAAGGACCTTATTCTGAGAATGCTGGATGGTCTGAAAGCCGTCTACAACATTACCGCTGCTTTTGGTGATGTGCTCAGTTACATGCGCCTGTTTGCCCTCGGCCTGTCCGGAGCATCCCTGGCCATGACGTTTAACTCTTTGGCCATGGACGTTCTTAATTCCAGCCCCGTTACCGGTGTGCTGTTTGCGGGAATCATTCTGCTGCTGGGTCACCTCCTTAACTTTGCACTGTGCATTATGAGTGGTGTGGTTCACGGCATGCGTCTTAACGTCATTGAATTTGTCAACTGGGGACTGTCTGACGAAGGCTACCCTTTCAAAGTCTTTAACCAAAGAACGACTTTTAATCAACGAACCACTTTTAGTAAAGAAGAGGATTAACAATGGATGCACTGATTATCGCACTGGGTTGGGTAGGTGTTTTCGCGCCGGTTGCTCTGGGTGCAGTGGGTTCTGCAATCGGCTGTTCTGTCGCAGGACAGGCTGCCTGTGGTGCGATGCTGGATGTTGAGAGCGGCTACGGTAAGTTCGTCGGTCTCTCTGCCATGCCATCTTCCCAGGTTATCTACGGCATTGTCATCATGTTTACCCTGAGTGGTATCGGTGTCACTCTGGCCAGCGCTCCGGGTCTGTTTGGTATTGGTCTGCTGACCGGTGTTGCCCTGATGTACTCTGCGGTATACCAGGGACAGGCGGTTGCGGCGGCCATCAATGCTTCCAAAAACAAGCCGGAAGTATTTGGTCTGTCTATCGCACCTGCGGCGATCGTAGAAGGCTTTGCGGTATTTGCTTTCGTATTCGCACTGGTCATGGGTCAGGGCATTGCTGCCTGATGATGTGGTGAATGATTGGAACCACAAAGTCACTAAGACACTAAGTTTGCATAATCATTTCTCTGTGCCTTTGTGTCTTTGTGGTGACAAAAACTCACTGACCCATGAGCCAGGACAGCCATGAGCCAAGACAGCCGTGAGCCAAGACAGCCATGAGCCAAGACAGCCATGAGCCAAGACAGGATTAGATAATGAGTACTGCAACGCCTGAAAAACAAACCGGGAAAACCGTTTCCGTCGGTGTTCAGGAATTAATCGAAAAGCTGCGTAACCAGGGTGTCGACAGTGGTCGCCAGGAAGCGGGCAAGATTATTTCTGATGCTGAAGCCAAAGCCGCTGAGCTGATCGAGGATGCCGAAAAGCGTGCCAGTGCCATTGTTGGCAAGGCCCGTGAAGAAGCCGATTTTATTACCAAGGCAGGTAAAGAAGCACTGCAGCTGGCTGAGCGAAATGCCATCCTTGAGCTGAAAGACTACCTGTTGGAAAAATTCTCTGAGCAGATTCGCGCGGTGGTCAGCCATTCCATGGAAGGCGACAAACTGCTGGAAGCCATGATTCTTGAAGTCGCTGGCCAGAATAACCTGCGTGGCGAAAACAACATCGAAGTTATCCTGCCCAGAAAAGTGATTGGCGTGGATGAGCTGCGTGACAATCCTGAGCTACTCAAGGCGGGTGGTCTGCTGGAGTTCGCCATGAAGCGCGCCAGTGAGATGCTTCAGGATGGCGTGACATTTGCCGTTGGCGGTGCCAGCCAGAGTGGCATTGCGTTCCGTCTGAAAGATAAGGATATCCAGGTAGAGCTGACCGATGAAGCCGTTGCTGCGGTTCTGCTGAAGCACCTGCAGCCACGTTTCCGTGCCCTGCTGGAAGGCATTATTAAATAATTGCTGGTGTCAGTTCGTGATGGCGGATTAATTTCTGCCACACGCTCATGTTAAGGAGCAGTATCTGAATAACTTCCGTGTTTGTGAGCCTCCGAACCCCGACCGTCCTGAGCCTGTTGAAGGGCGTAAACTCCGGGCCCATGAGATAGATCGTGCCGGGCACCCTGCGACTTCGCACCGGGTGAGCGGACAGGGGCTCCTTCACCGGACAATGTTCACGGGCTGTTCCCGAGGAGAATGCAATGGCTGAAAATGCCTACTATACCCTGCTGACATCGCTGCCGCATATTGACTCACTGTTTAACAGCAAGATTACGCCTATCTCCAGAATTCAGCTGGATCGTCGTCTGGCCATGCTGTCCACGGCAGATCGTGAAACCCTGGTTAAGGTTGAACAGCTGGTTCACTGGAGCCACCTGGGTGAAGAGATCAAAGAAGCGTATTTGATCAACCTGGCAGAGCGCCTGTTGCAGGAGTTGGACAGCCCTGATCTGAAAGAGCTGGTGAACTGGCGTCTGGATATGCGAACCATTGCTGCTGCACTGAGACGCAAGGCCAATGGTATACAGGCCCCGACGTCTGCGAAATGGAGTTACGGTAGCCGCTACGCTTACATCCGCCGCAACTGGAATCATCCAACCCTCGGCCTGCAGAATGCATTTCCGTGGATTCCGGTGGCGGTTGAATGCCTGAGCAAAAAAGACTACCTCACGCTGGAAAAAACAGTGATGGAAGCGGTGTGGGACAAGCTGAATGAGCTTGGTGCCAGGCATCGTTTTGATTTTGAAGCCGTGGTGATCTATTTGCTCCGCTGGAACCTGGTGGCGCGCTGGACGGCCTATAATGGCGAAGAGGCAGTGGTTCGGTTTAATGAGCTGACCCAGCAGGCATTGGGCGAATTTGCCCACCAATTGCCGGGTTCCCCGGATTAAACGTCAACAGTGTCGTTTATGAAAGAAGTGTCCACGACGATTTACAGCTGACGATTTACGACAACGGTTATACACATGACTGAAGAGACAAAAACAGATCTGATGCAACAGGCCTCTGCCCGGGTGGTAGCGGTGATGGGTGATATCATCACCATCGAAAGCATCGCCGGACCGGATGGTGAGAGAAAGCCTCTGGTTAAGAACGAGGTAGTTTACGTACTGCCAAGCCGTCGCGCCAATGAAGCGGTGGAAGAACAGCTGATGGCTGAGATTCTCCGTGTTCGTGGCAACACGGCCGATATTCAGGTGTTTGAGGAAACCCGTGGCGTTGCTGTGGGTGACATGATCATCCAGACCGGACACATGCTGTCTGTTGATCTGGGGCCTGGTATTCTCAGCATGATTTACGACGGTCTGCAGAACCCTCTGGAGCGTCTGGCCAATCTGCATGGCCGCTTCCTGCAGCGTGGTGTTCAGGTGGAGTCCCTGGATCGCACCCAGAACTGGGCATTCACGGCAGTGGCTAAAATTGGCGATAAACTCCGTGCCGGTGAAACCTTTGGTACCGTTCCGGAAGGTCGCTTTACCCATAAAATCATGATCCCGTTTGATACTGTGGGTGAAGTGGAAGTGGTCTGGATTCAGGAGGGTAACTTCTCTGTTGACACCGTAGTAGCACGTGTTAAAAACCATAAGGGTGAAGAAATTCCCCTGACCATGTACCAGCGCTGGCCGGTGCGTAAGTCCATTTCTGAAACCCTTGCTGCCAAGGGAAAGACCGAGCGTCTTTACCCTAACCAGCCACTGATCACCACCACCCGTATCGTTGATACTTTCTTCCCGATTGCCCGTGGTGGTACCGGCTGCATCCCGGGACCATTTGGCTCTGGCAAGACAGTGCTGCAGCACGGTTTCTCCCGTTACTGCGATGCGGATATCGTTATTGTTACTGCCTGCGGCGAGCGTGCCGGTGAGGTAGTAGAAACCATTGAAGAGTTCCCGCATCTGCAGGACCCAAAGACCGGTGGTGCCCTGATCGATCGTACGGTAATTATCTGTAATACGTCGTCCATGCCGGTGGCTGCCCGCGAAGCCTCTATCTATACCGGTCTGACCCTGGGTGAGTACTATCGCCAGATGGGGTATAACGTTCTGGCCTTGGCTGACTCTACCTCCCGCTGGGCCCAGGCCATGCGTGAAACCTCTAACCGTCTGGAAGAAATTCCCGGTGAAGAGGGCTTCCCTGCCTATATGGACTCTGCCATCAAGGGGGTTTACGAGCGCTGTGGTGTGGTTCGCAACGAAGACGGTGATGAAGGCTCCCTGACCATGATCGGTTCGGTATCACCGGCCGGTGGTAACTTTGAAGAGCCTGTGACCCAGGCAACCCTGAGTACCGTAAAGGCATTCCTTGGTCTCTCTTATGATCGTGCTTACAAGCGCTTCTACCCGGCGATTGATCCACTGATCTCCTGGTCCCGTTATCTGGATCAGCTGGAAGACTGGTACTCCAAAAACCTGTCACCGGAGTGGGTCAGCAACGTTAGGGAGATGCAGGAACTGCTGGTTCGCGGTGACAGCATCAACCAGATGATGCAGGTAACCGGTGAAGAGGGTATTACTCTGGAAGATTACGTGACTTACCAGAAATCTTACCTGCTGGACATGGTTTACCTGCAACAGGACGCTTTTGATGATGTGGACGCTTCCTGCCCGATCAATCGTCAGCAGGAAAACTTTGACCTGGTGGTGAGCCTGATTCGTCAGCAGTACAGCTTCAGCGACAAAGAAGAAGTGCGTGATTACTTTATCAAGCTGACAGGCCTGTTCAAAAACATGCACTATGCCCATCATGGATCTCCTGAGTACAACAACTACATGAGTCGTATTCAGGAACTTCGCAGCCAGTATGCGATGGGTGCTTTAGCTGCCTGATGTCAGTTTTATAACACATTCAGTCTAATTCTGCCGGCAATGCCGGCAGTTCTTTGTTCAGACATCATTTTCTCAGAAGCTATGTCATTGTTCATTACCACCTGAATGCCCTTGTTTTTTTAGTTGGAACTTTTCGGGTTTATTACTATCTACATCTCTCCTGTTAAGAATGAGCGCGGGCATTCTATGGATAGTGATAAAATTTCAGGCTCACCTAACCCCTGCTTTGTTCAAACTCACCCTGCTTATCAACAAGAACGTGCGGGTGGCAGAATGGGGTCTTACCATGTTACACCCTGTGAAAAGGGGGGCCTGTCAGGGGTCGATTCTGGCCCGGGTTTTAAAGAAGATGGAAGGGGGCAACCGTTAACCGGACGGTTATCTGTTGTCGATGTTCTTAATCAAAAGGCTTTTAGTCAAAAAGCCGCTATTCAAAAAACAGAAATGAAAGCAAGGGTTCAGAATGCTTTGCAGACATTACTGGAAAATGACATTAAGCTTTGCAAGAAATTTGTACGACCATCAAAGCCTGACTGTGATAATAGTTATACTCCTCGATTTATCCGATTTTTTCCGGTTGTATCAGGGATTCTGATAGATGCTCTTATTAAAGCAAGAGAACCGGTTATTGAATATGATTATGAACTGGTCGGTGATGTATTAAAAGATAGAGAGGTAAAGGCTGTTTTTCTTCAGCTGATGAGTTTAACTTTTTCTAAACTGGATGGTGGGAAAAAACTTTCGGCTGATTATCTGCTTGGCGTTTTTAAAGAGCATCCGGGCGGGTGTTATGGTGCCGTTATTGATGGAATCATCAGTCATAGAAGATTCCTTCCGGAATTACAGGTTGCAATGGACAGGAATCAAATTACCCGGGGATTTCCGGCAGTCTATTTTCCAATGCTGTTTGGCTCGACGGACGACTATTATCTGGGGGCAGATGCCCAAAATTTTGATGCCAATACGGTTCATAATCTTGGCCAAGCCTTTGCCAGTATGTTGGAGCAACTGCACGGTGACGATCTTCAACCGGTGACTCTTGAGATATTGCATCAGATTCATCAACTTCTGACTAAGGATGTCAAGACTTGTTTTGGCCAACCCATATTGCCAACGTATGATTTTTATGAATCACATGTATTTGATATTCCGAAAGAAAAATTTACTTCGGACGGCTACCTTGAAATGATGCTATTTGTTAAGGAGTGCAACCAAAAATATCAAGTTATGGATAATCTATTTGCAGATAATCTCCCGGTTTTTCATATTTGTGGTTACTATTCGCGCAATGATGCGAGTCCGGGGAAGATCACTGTCAGAACTTATAGTGATGAACCTGACAAAGGTAATAATCGCAAGAAAGAAGTATTGATAAGATTGTTGGTTGATCACACTAAAGTGCTGAAAAGCACTTCGGCTCCGGAAGCCGTCCGCTTATCCATTGCCCGGCTGGCAAAGCGGTTGATGTTTCTCCACTATTTTGCTGATGGAAATGGCAGAACGACTGTTTATCTGATTAACCGCGAGCTTCTCAGAAATGGTCAGTCCCCCTCAATTATCCTGGATGCAGACTCGATTACCACGAAGTCATCTGCTGAGTTTTCCCAGATAATTAAGGCCGGTCAGGACCGTTTTAAGGGCATACAGCGCAACAAGTACCCAAGTTTCTTTAATCCACCGATTCCCTGCTTTTATGAT is a window encoding:
- a CDS encoding V-type ATP synthase subunit B; amino-acid sequence: MPQSLLRYTNILSIVGDLIRVHVPNLAEGNAQANYGDLALIEQDGQTYSMAQIIKIDHEEVSLQVFAGTKGLSTGASVCFLGQPMKTTYSPNILGRIFNGAGEPIDGGPALEQDPKVEIDGPSVNTVRRVLASRMVRTNVPMIDVFNTLVESQKIPIFSVAGEPYNRFLARIAIQAEADVVVFGGMGLIFDDYHFFRTTFEEAGVSARTVMFTNLASDPTVERLLTPDMALAVAEHFAVEESKKVLVLLTDMTSYADAMKEIGVAMDKIPANRGYMGDLYSQLARRYEKACDYKGAGSVTILAVTTMPGNDVTHPVPDNTGYITEGQFYLHEGHLDPFGSLSRLKQMVQGKETREDHPAIMNTMIRFYSDSVNAAQKQAMAFELSSYDLKTIKFGKLFKKRFMSLDAAMSLEEALDKCWETMAECFGPEETLMKQSLLEKYWPNPEQLSGSESDAQSAEEASEAAAEA
- a CDS encoding V-type ATP synthase subunit D — protein: MAKVALNKSSLNKEKRSLKTYNRYLPALELKRQQLMMERKKAEEALAETREHLAEVEQLVRQQLPMLARQDVPVDNLVKVTDVRLTQENIVGTSVPLVEHIEIALTPYSDLAKPHWVDYLVELLQQMIRLRIELQVRQLRHKELDKATRTTSQRVNLFSKVLIPQTKKNIQKIQIYMSDQDRASVMNAKLSKGKVLAQEAKGGHSQAS
- a CDS encoding V-type ATP synthase subunit I; translated protein: MAIKRLKKITLYGPSQEKSGILKELQSLGCLHLIPLTEKPADVQVQPAEASEAKAWLERSPKQRRQVRNFSERKDAARVDDIVHKILDNKSKFREQSDIRDKLQERIREVRPWGEFTFPALSDLNGQRLWFYVLPNGELTALRESLKACDLPWELIHQSQKDSYVIVVSDKEPEDVLLPVHRSHVGKIPLSRLEEMLDEAEDAIEELLAEREALTRWNYLLDQVLAARLDSADLQQATGGTMDEDSFFLVQGWVPVAEQANVEAFTAAHGVAAIFEDPTADDNPPTLLDKPAGTGGGADALGFFQTPNYRTWDPGNVVFYSFSLFFAMIMSDAMYCLIFALIIFLMRGKLKGSETGRRLMNLGYFMSAAGVVWGVFIGSYFGAAPAGDSFLGTLAFIDLNDYNAMMKLSVVIGVAHLVVANVMTAVVNRDSSYALAPLGWAGLMGGGLSLWLGMTGTLPKAFEITIGPGLMIVGALLVFLFSSSREVKSFKDLILRMLDGLKAVYNITAAFGDVLSYMRLFALGLSGASLAMTFNSLAMDVLNSSPVTGVLFAGIILLLGHLLNFALCIMSGVVHGMRLNVIEFVNWGLSDEGYPFKVFNQRTTFNQRTTFSKEED
- a CDS encoding ATP synthase subunit C; amino-acid sequence: MDALIIALGWVGVFAPVALGAVGSAIGCSVAGQAACGAMLDVESGYGKFVGLSAMPSSQVIYGIVIMFTLSGIGVTLASAPGLFGIGLLTGVALMYSAVYQGQAVAAAINASKNKPEVFGLSIAPAAIVEGFAVFAFVFALVMGQGIAA
- a CDS encoding V-type ATP synthase subunit A, producing the protein MQQASARVVAVMGDIITIESIAGPDGERKPLVKNEVVYVLPSRRANEAVEEQLMAEILRVRGNTADIQVFEETRGVAVGDMIIQTGHMLSVDLGPGILSMIYDGLQNPLERLANLHGRFLQRGVQVESLDRTQNWAFTAVAKIGDKLRAGETFGTVPEGRFTHKIMIPFDTVGEVEVVWIQEGNFSVDTVVARVKNHKGEEIPLTMYQRWPVRKSISETLAAKGKTERLYPNQPLITTTRIVDTFFPIARGGTGCIPGPFGSGKTVLQHGFSRYCDADIVIVTACGERAGEVVETIEEFPHLQDPKTGGALIDRTVIICNTSSMPVAAREASIYTGLTLGEYYRQMGYNVLALADSTSRWAQAMRETSNRLEEIPGEEGFPAYMDSAIKGVYERCGVVRNEDGDEGSLTMIGSVSPAGGNFEEPVTQATLSTVKAFLGLSYDRAYKRFYPAIDPLISWSRYLDQLEDWYSKNLSPEWVSNVREMQELLVRGDSINQMMQVTGEEGITLEDYVTYQKSYLLDMVYLQQDAFDDVDASCPINRQQENFDLVVSLIRQQYSFSDKEEVRDYFIKLTGLFKNMHYAHHGSPEYNNYMSRIQELRSQYAMGALAA